The sequence GCGACCCCGGATACTTAAAGAACAGCTTGGAAAAGAGGGAGTATATTTTTTCATATAACTAGTTTATGTCGCCCGCCTCCGTATGCTTCTGCAAACACTTTTCGGTGAATGCAAGGGCTTTGGGAAACCAAGGCCACACACACGATGGGGGGCGGGCGGCACCCTACATTTAGCGTTTGCTAAGCTAGGTTCCACCTCCCCCGCTCAGTCACACCGACTTCAACATCCCCTTCAGTTCTACCATCAACTTATGACAGCTCTCGCCCGACATATGGTAGGGGCTGAATTCCCCTGTCGGAGAGTAACGCTTGTAGCTTTCTCGTGTGGCTTTGGTCTCAGGCAGGTAGCCCATTTCCCAGGCGGAGAAGTCGCGGGCTTCGATTTCCTGATAGTCGAGGATGATGGGATCGCGGTGGCGTTTGTCGTTGAGGATGCGGTGGTAGATTTTGTTGACGTTGGAGCGGGAGCCTTCCAGGCATTGCAGGAAGTAGTGCTGATTGAAGTACATCAGACCAGTAACGGCCATCGGGCCATTATTGCGACGCGAGGCATCTAGTATGTCCTCAATGGATTCCGGTTTGAAATGTTCGGTGGGCTGGCTGGTATAGATCAGGCGGACGAGGTACATGGTGGCGTCTCCACTCGGGCAGGATAAATTGCATACGCGGCGCCCAGCCCAAGTGGATAATGCGGAATATACCTATCCTCCGCCGCGCTAGTAGGATTTGTAGGGCAGGAATTTACCCGACATCACCACGCTGACGCGATCGCCTTTGGGGTCGGCTTCCCGCTGGATATCTACCGAGAAGTCGATGGCACTCATAATGCCGTCGCCAAATTCTTCGTGGATAAGTTCTTTCATGGAGCCGCCGTATACGCTGACGATTTCGTAGAGGCGATAGAGCAGCGGATCGGTGGGAATACCCGGCGTGCCTTTGGAGGGCACAATCTTCAGCCAGGCAATGGCTTCGTCGCTGAGATCAAACAGGCTGCCGATAACAGCGGCTTGTTCTTCGTTCAGGGCCATCTGGCCGAGACAGGCGGCGGTGGTCCACTCTTTGGAGAGGCCGACTTTCTCAGCAACGTCTTTCCACTTGATCCCCTTACTGACTTTTGCGGCGAGGATCATCTGGGTGACAGTTTCACGGGATGTGATCATGGTGTGCTCCTTAGCATCAGGGTGAGTTGGGCCATTGGCTTAACAGGTAAACGACGAACGCCAGCAACAGCGCGCTGACGCCCTGCCAGAATTGCACGGGTTTGCGCTCAATGAGGGGCGGCCGGGTTTTGTTGAGAAACTGTTGATTGGGATGGCGCAGGTCGTAGAGGAATTCCGAGAGCTCCTGATAGCGTTTTGCCGGATCGGGATGCACGGCTTTTTTCAGGGTATCGTCCAGCCACGCGGGCAGCTCGCTGTCTTCATCACGCACGGAGAGGTAGCGCAGACGCCGCTGGGCATTGAGGCTTTTGGCGCGCGCTACGGTGGGGCCGTAGGGAAAGCGACCGGACAGGAGTTGGTAGGCAATCACGCCCAGCGAGTAGAGATCGGACGCCGGGCTGCCGCCTTCGCCGAGAAAGTATTCCGGCGCCGCGTAAAGGGCTGTGCCCAGCAGCTCAGGCTGATGCGGAGCCAATTGCGATTCAACAATGCCCGCCACGCGCGTCGCACCGACGTCGATAATTTTGACCGTGCCCGCAGCATCGATCATCAGATTGTCGGGCTTGAGGTCCTGATGCAGCATCTCCAGCCGATGAAAAGCACGCAGCCCCTTTGCGGCCTGTTCGATAATATCCCGCACGGTTTCGAGATCGGGCTCGGGATTGTCGCGCAGCCACTGGGTAAGCGTACGACCCTCGATGTAATCACTGAGGGTGTACAGGCAGCTTCGCGGGCGGCGGACCGGCGGCACGCTGAGCACATGGGGCGAGTGAATGCGCCGGGCAATCCACTCTTCCAGCAGAAAGCGCTCCAGATACTCGGGGTCTTCCGCCAGATCTATCGACGGCGTTTTCATCACGTATTTGTCGCCGCTATCGGTATCGACCACCAGAAAAACGTGGCTGCGACTGGTGGCGTGAATCTCCCGCTCTATGCGATAGCCATCCAGCACATCGCCTGACTCAAGCACCGGCGGCAGCGGCAGCGCCTCGGCCAGTAAATGCAGATCCCGCGCGTCGGGGTTTGGCAAGGCGTCCACGCGCAGCAACTGCACGCTGAGGTTGTCGTCGCTGCCTCGCTCAAGCGCGATAGTCGCCAAGCGGCGAGCACTGTCATTGAGGTCGTCGGCGTCACTGAGCGCCGCCCACACGGTGGCCGCATCGAGGTATTCATACACACCGTCAGTCGCCAGCAGAAAGACATCACCTGCACGCAGCGGCAGTGCCCGATAGTCGATTTCCAGCGGTTCCTCCACGCCCAGCGCGCGGCTCAGATAGCTTTCCTCGCGGGATATACGCAGGCGGTGGTCTTTGGTGAGCTGTTCCAGCTCACCCGCTTGCAGGCGATAAATGCGCGCATCGCCCACATGAAACAGGTGGGCCGTAGCCGCTTTGATCACCAGCGCACTAAAGGTGCAGACATAGCCCCGGTCGGCATCGTGGCGGTATTCGCTGCGGCGGGTTTGCGATACCAGCCAGGAATTGCTGGCGGCGATCACGCGCTCGGCCGCGGTGCGCACCGACCAGGCTTCGGAGGTACAGAAGTAGTCATCGAGAAAGCTTTGCACGGCACTCGCACTGGCGATCTGGCTGACCGGACTGGAGCTGATGCCATCGGCGATGGCAACGGCGGCGCCCTTGAGGCTGAGCTGGGGCTCGGGGGGAATCCTCGCGGCGCAGGCGTCCTGATTGTCGACCTTGCGTCCCTTATCTGAATACTGGCCGACACTCAGTTGCAGTCGCGGCGGTGTGGCTGCCACGTTTGCCCCGGCTACACTGGCCGGGGCCGTGGGACGGTTCATGCAGAGGTCGTCGCCGCTTTGGCAGCCGGTGCTGCAGCCACTTTTCGCTTGGCGCCGGTGCGCACATGCGTGGTGTAGAGAGTCAGGCCGGTGAACGCCAGACCGCCAACCAGGTTGCCCAGTGCGGTGGGGATTTCATTCCAGAAGAAGTAATCACCAATGGAGAATTCGCCGCCCATAATCATCGCGAAGGGGAACAGGAACATGTTCACCACCGAGTGCTCGAAGCCCATGAAGAAGAACAACATGATGGGCATCCACATCGCCAGCACCTTGCCACTGACGTGGGTGGAAATCATCGCGCCGACAACGCCCATCGACACCATCCAGTTACACAACATGCCGCGAATGAAAATGGTGAGCCAGCCGTCCATGCCGTAGGCCGCGTAGCCCACGGTACGCGATTCACCGATACTGGCCACTTTCTCGGCGATCGCGCCGCCATCGGTGTTGTAACCCATGGTGAAGATGTACGACATCATCACCGCCACGGTAAAGGCACCGGCAAAGTTGCCGACAAACACCAGCCCCCAGTTGCGCAAAATTTGTGAGGGGGTGACGCCGGGGCGCTTATCCAGCCAGGCCAATGGCGTGAGCATGAAGACGCCGGTCAGCAGGTCGAAGCCCATCAGGTAGAGCATGCAAAAGCCCACCGGGAAGAGAATCGCGCCGATC comes from Spongiibacter tropicus DSM 19543 and encodes:
- a CDS encoding bifunctional protein-serine/threonine kinase/phosphatase; this translates as MNRPTAPASVAGANVAATPPRLQLSVGQYSDKGRKVDNQDACAARIPPEPQLSLKGAAVAIADGISSSPVSQIASASAVQSFLDDYFCTSEAWSVRTAAERVIAASNSWLVSQTRRSEYRHDADRGYVCTFSALVIKAATAHLFHVGDARIYRLQAGELEQLTKDHRLRISREESYLSRALGVEEPLEIDYRALPLRAGDVFLLATDGVYEYLDAATVWAALSDADDLNDSARRLATIALERGSDDNLSVQLLRVDALPNPDARDLHLLAEALPLPPVLESGDVLDGYRIEREIHATSRSHVFLVVDTDSGDKYVMKTPSIDLAEDPEYLERFLLEEWIARRIHSPHVLSVPPVRRPRSCLYTLSDYIEGRTLTQWLRDNPEPDLETVRDIIEQAAKGLRAFHRLEMLHQDLKPDNLMIDAAGTVKIIDVGATRVAGIVESQLAPHQPELLGTALYAAPEYFLGEGGSPASDLYSLGVIAYQLLSGRFPYGPTVARAKSLNAQRRLRYLSVRDEDSELPAWLDDTLKKAVHPDPAKRYQELSEFLYDLRHPNQQFLNKTRPPLIERKPVQFWQGVSALLLAFVVYLLSQWPNSP
- a CDS encoding BLUF domain-containing protein; protein product: MYLVRLIYTSQPTEHFKPESIEDILDASRRNNGPMAVTGLMYFNQHYFLQCLEGSRSNVNKIYHRILNDKRHRDPIILDYQEIEARDFSAWEMGYLPETKATRESYKRYSPTGEFSPYHMSGESCHKLMVELKGMLKSV
- a CDS encoding formate/nitrite transporter family protein — its product is MAYLVPSEFVTKMVDAGESKVHMSTRDTLIRGYMAGAILALAAVFAVTVAVQTGVFLIGAILFPVGFCMLYLMGFDLLTGVFMLTPLAWLDKRPGVTPSQILRNWGLVFVGNFAGAFTVAVMMSYIFTMGYNTDGGAIAEKVASIGESRTVGYAAYGMDGWLTIFIRGMLCNWMVSMGVVGAMISTHVSGKVLAMWMPIMLFFFMGFEHSVVNMFLFPFAMIMGGEFSIGDYFFWNEIPTALGNLVGGLAFTGLTLYTTHVRTGAKRKVAAAPAAKAATTSA
- the cynS gene encoding cyanase, which translates into the protein MITSRETVTQMILAAKVSKGIKWKDVAEKVGLSKEWTTAACLGQMALNEEQAAVIGSLFDLSDEAIAWLKIVPSKGTPGIPTDPLLYRLYEIVSVYGGSMKELIHEEFGDGIMSAIDFSVDIQREADPKGDRVSVVMSGKFLPYKSY